From Anticarsia gemmatalis isolate Benzon Research Colony breed Stoneville strain chromosome 16, ilAntGemm2 primary, whole genome shotgun sequence:
CAGATCAGTCTTTGttcttataataaaagtttatgaacGATCCATATATTCATTGACCATCTTGCTTTTCTATGCAGTAATTCGTTTTTGTTAGGACGGCTGACCCCATCACCATATTGGATGAGATTCATAGCACGGAAGGAGAGAACACTCTTAATTTTGTTGCGCTTACCGTGCTtgaaatgatctgtgggttaagcaacccttggcgcagCCATTCTATATATTGGTGACCTcccagtggtatttgaactgggcgtctccgtgcttcgaaaggCAAGTTAAAAATatcggttgttgtctattaagaagtcatgtcaaatgccttcggcttgaacaaccttgacactaggttgaccacttaccacttaccatacgataagaagaaacaATACAGGAGATATCGAGATCTTGCATTTGATCTTAacacgtgataattatttggcAATTTGACACAGGCAGTCATCTCATGTATAGTATGGTATGACGTCACGTGCGCAAGCGCCGGCGCCAAGCGACTGGCTCCACGCTCAACCTTGTCCTACCCATAcgattttattagaaaaaaaagtcGATGATCATTTTATCTCTTCGTTAtcgattaattttaaatacagtgTGAATATTGGGTAATTTCGTGGGTATTTCCATATGAAAATTGATCTAAGagatgacaataaaatattctattttcgtttttaaatttGCTATCTGTAATTTTATACGGTGCAGATGTTTGTGTTAGGATATATTTTAGTGAAGGAAAACGGCATACTTAGTGCCAATTATTGTGGGTTTATTGTTAAAGCCATATCTTATTACAATAGCGAAATTCCCAGATCTACTGATTAACTAAATACGATAATGTCCGCCAAGCAACAATTACGTAAAAAGTTTTCACTATCAAATAATACTTTTCTGAAGAAACTATTTGGAGACTTTGAAACGTCGTAATTTTGAGACTCTACTAAAACTTCACTAACattcgaaaattttaattttaaaagggCCCAACTCATATAAGCTTACATAACACTTAAGCCAAAACTACAATTCATCATCAaattaaaactacaatattcattttatcaaaatatccgATACTTAACCTCTATCTGTCTCTAAGTTGACTGAGCACAAATGAGATAATCACATGTCCTATGCAGTagttttatacatactatatacAGTGCATGTACATACATAGTGTATAAATAAGgctgttttaattattgtttatttatattcatagaCGGCCATTAGATCCACGGTGACGAGCGGGCGCGACGTGTCCCCTTATACCGTGTGTGGTCATGAGTACAGCGGTTAATATCACCAAGAACCTGAGTTTAAAACGGTTTGAAccactttgatactaggttgtccactaaacatacgataaaataagaagtttaaaaaacACTTTGATATCACATTACCTTTGTACATAGTTCCTGCACATTTCATTCTATCTTATTGTAGTTCTTTGGGGCTCAACAATTCACCAAAAGATCACTATGTGTCTATACTGAAATAAGGAGTAATAATCCTATAATTCATCTTCAAATGTAATATCCGACTCTAgataaaaatatcctatgtgttaCTTGTCtatataagctatcagtgtaccaaatctaaaagagtaataaatatacaatgtaGTACATACATAGTACTTACGAACTTTCACACTTATTATACTGGTAGGATTTTAGCGTTATACATATTTCACATAGCACCTATTGGCTACAACGTTAAGTTTCCTGGCTCCACGGTACACTTTAAGAGGCGAGTCACATCGTGTGCAATGTAACGAGTGTCGGCGCCGTTTGTGGCCGCCTTTTTGCTTCGTGCTCATGCCCAGCTTCCGCCGCTAACATTACTTCTAATAACGATCCTTAATCCTACGTCGATGGCAATTAAAAACGATTTATTCGAGTGTTGTTACAGAAAAAACGTGGCTTTATAGTGTCAAATAAGGTTTGTTAGGCGACTTGTTTATGATTAGGGATTGTAATACGGGTGACTCATGTTTAGTTTAGCAAAAGGAATATACGGTGCTTTtgtaaaaacttaaaaattaagtaaaattacacaaattaGATGTTAGAAAGTAAATTTGATGAAGCTTCAAATATTCTAACAGATTTTTCTTATTGTTACAGAGCGCATTCTGGAGCGAGACGCTGGCTTCGTGTCTGGAGGTGATGACGATGACTCCTGCTCCGGCCCAGCCCACTCCGACGACTCCGGAGTCAGGCTCGTGGAGTCCGACTCCAGGGTCAAGCGCCCCCGCACCCCCACAAGGTGCCAACCACCAAAAAAACGGATCCGGCTAAACTCCAGGGAAGACATTGCCAGCCCTGAAAGCGATACCCCCGCCAGCCCCTTCAGACCCTGGTCTTTCACCGAAGAACCTCAAAGAGAACCTTTATCTTTAGTCAAGAAGGAAAGCAGTTTATTACGACAAAGGCGGAGACCTTTAGAACCGCCTCCACCACCTCCCGTGGCAGAGCCGCCGGGACCTCCCAGAGTTCCACCCCACCCAGGAGTAGTCGAACCTTATACGGAGAAGGCCAAGCCTAGGGAACAGAGGAACTACAAGAACATGACAAGAGAAAGGAGAATAGAAGCAAATGCGAGAGAAAGAACGAGAGTTCACACCATCAGCGCTGCCTTCGATACGTTGAGGCGGTCCGTACCTTCCTACAGCCACAACCAGAAACTTTCAAAGCTATCTGTGTTACGGATAGCGTGCGCGTACATTGCTGCGCTGTCAGCGGCAATAGATCCCGAAGCTGATCTTTCGACGGCAGTGGATCAGGTCACGCACACGATACACACCGAAGGCAAGCTTAGAAAGAAGAAGGATGACCCGTGAATAGACTGAAACATCAACTTTTGTGCTCAATCGTGGTCCGTTTCTGTTTGCAACGACTGTTTCCTCAGAGGGGTATACGAGTTTTACACCCAAGTTTAAGAGACTTATGTTCCAAGTAATAGGGGACGAGTTTGGTGGATCCAATCGTTGTTCTATTGCCAAAAATACATCGACGAAATGTTATGCTGTTGCATTGACTTCGGGAATCCAAGGCAATGAGCCCGGAAACTGATTAGGATAGCAtac
This genomic window contains:
- the net gene encoding atonal bHLH transcription factor 8-like protein net, which encodes MSNFTTGDATQAAVKERILERDAGFVSGGDDDDSCSGPAHSDDSGVRLVESDSRVKRPRTPTRCQPPKKRIRLNSREDIASPESDTPASPFRPWSFTEEPQREPLSLVKKESSLLRQRRRPLEPPPPPPVAEPPGPPRVPPHPGVVEPYTEKAKPREQRNYKNMTRERRIEANARERTRVHTISAAFDTLRRSVPSYSHNQKLSKLSVLRIACAYIAALSAAIDPEADLSTAVDQVTHTIHTEGKLRKKKDDP